The Kineococcus mangrovi region GTCCTGCTGCTGCTGGGGGTCGCGGTGCTCGCCGCGCTGGGCTCGACGACGGTCTACGCGCGGCTCGGCACCGGCCTGGGCGGTTCCCCCGCGGCCGCCGTCGCCGTCGGCGTCGTGGCGGTGCTGGCGGGGCTGCTGTTCGAGGCGGGTGCGGTCCCGGTGCACTCCTGGGTGCCCGACGCCGCCCAGGGCGCGTCGGCGACCGCCGCCGCGTTCGCCACCACGGTGCCCAAGGTCGGCGCCCTCGTGGCGCTCTACCGGCTGGTCGACGCGCTCCCCGGCACCGGCCCGGGGGCCCTGGACTGGCGGCTGCTGGTCGCGGTGCTGGCGGCGCTCAGCATGACGCTGGGGAACCTGGCCGCCCTCGGCCAGGACGACCCCCGACGGCTGCTGGGCTGGTCGACGGTCAGCCAGGTCGGGTACCTGCTGATGCCCGTCGCGGTGGCCGGGCGCGCCGCGGAGGCGTTGCCGGCCCTGCTGCTGTACCTGGCCGGCTACACCGTCACCAACGCCGGCGCGTTCGCGGTCACCGCCGCGCTGCCGCAGCGGCGGACGCTGGGGTCCTACCGCGGTCTGGCCCGGCGGCACCCGGCGCTGGCCGGTGCGCTGCTGGTGTGCCTGCTGAGCCTCGTCGGGACTCCCCCCACGGCGGTGTTCGCCGGGAAGGTGGCCGTGTTCAGCGCCGCCTGGGACGGGGGCCTGGCCTGGTTGGTCGTCGTCGCGGCCGTGAACACCGTCCTCA contains the following coding sequences:
- a CDS encoding NADH-quinone oxidoreductase subunit N, whose product is MSTTHEDPLALLPEIFLLAGALLTLLTGSFLPRDRQWVSRSVAVVALVGSATAAAVALAGPARTVYTSTYAVDGATGVVRLVVVAATLLVIGLGVPELSGTARESETCSLLLLSALGTVVLAGASDLLVLAVAFLLASIPLYGLIGASRSSAAAEAVVKTYLLGALTNVLLLLGVAVLAALGSTTVYARLGTGLGGSPAAAVAVGVVAVLAGLLFEAGAVPVHSWVPDAAQGASATAAAFATTVPKVGALVALYRLVDALPGTGPGALDWRLLVAVLAALSMTLGNLAALGQDDPRRLLGWSTVSQVGYLLMPVAVAGRAAEALPALLLYLAGYTVTNAGAFAVTAALPQRRTLGSYRGLARRHPALAGALLVCLLSLVGTPPTAVFAGKVAVFSAAWDGGLAWLVVVAAVNTVLSLVYHLRWIAPVFGAGGTAEEGAGPRWGAVPALGAGVGVLAVGIAAVPLAGLVGPALAR